Proteins encoded together in one Desulfosporosinus meridiei DSM 13257 window:
- a CDS encoding glycosyltransferase family 4 protein, giving the protein MERNGICLITFSNNADHQNTLYSMFQALYPEHEVYTIGINNPKSAIAPHTDNNFYFECPLRPGFAKGSFRFDIIMKMVRLIWEKQIRYIYFENMHMWNAFLMIACRKVVKIQAVHDVIPHDGNKAMAVCNYVTSKLADRVILRNYKYKELLSQKYHIKQEHITCFELWRSFRKEEPITYSKTFLCFGRIRRYKGFDLLDQIVQKTPDINYHIVGEPDEESQEIVEKLKQHPNVEIVDREVSDIEMEACFQNADWIVLPYFSATQSGVITDACRFSRPVIAFDVGAISEQVADGETGFLVPAGNIERFAETVREANGFSREETARFAHNAYEFGYKKYAAEAVADKFVGVVKNCHEKLKG; this is encoded by the coding sequence ATGGAAAGAAACGGGATCTGCTTGATTACATTTTCAAACAATGCTGATCATCAGAACACCTTATACAGTATGTTTCAAGCACTTTATCCTGAACATGAAGTATATACGATTGGCATCAACAATCCTAAATCTGCGATTGCGCCGCATACGGATAATAACTTCTATTTTGAGTGCCCTTTGCGCCCAGGATTTGCCAAAGGCTCTTTTCGGTTTGATATTATTATGAAGATGGTGCGCTTGATTTGGGAGAAGCAGATTCGATATATATATTTTGAAAATATGCATATGTGGAACGCATTTCTGATGATAGCCTGCAGGAAAGTTGTAAAAATTCAGGCTGTACATGATGTGATTCCTCATGATGGAAATAAAGCAATGGCTGTTTGTAATTACGTTACCAGTAAATTGGCTGACCGTGTCATCTTGCGGAATTACAAGTATAAGGAATTACTTTCCCAAAAATATCATATCAAACAAGAGCATATAACCTGCTTTGAGCTGTGGCGCTCATTTCGAAAAGAAGAGCCAATTACATATAGCAAAACATTCCTGTGCTTCGGCCGCATTCGCCGATACAAAGGGTTTGATCTTCTGGATCAAATTGTGCAGAAGACGCCGGATATTAATTATCACATCGTAGGCGAACCGGATGAAGAGAGCCAAGAAATTGTTGAGAAGCTCAAGCAGCATCCCAATGTGGAAATAGTGGATCGTGAAGTATCTGATATTGAGATGGAGGCGTGTTTTCAAAATGCAGATTGGATCGTATTACCATATTTCAGTGCAACGCAGTCTGGAGTAATTACGGATGCCTGTCGCTTTTCACGGCCGGTCATTGCCTTTGACGTCGGAGCGATCAGTGAACAGGTGGCTGACGGTGAAACGGGCTTTCTTGTTCCTGCGGGGAACATTGAACGATTTGCTGAGACAGTGAGGGAAGCGAATGGATTTTCACGGGAGGAAACGGCTAGATTTGCCCATAATGCGTATGAGTTCGGATACAAAAAGTACGCTGCGGAGGCTGTAGCGGATAAATTTGTTGGGGTTGTTAAGAATTGCCATGAGAAACTGAAAGGGTAG
- a CDS encoding D-sedoheptulose-7-phosphate isomerase, which yields MRGLKEKLKKHIDLLISRYPVLEGISQDIIDAYLVMEECYESGGKMLIAGNGGSAADSEHIVGELMKRFKIPRPVSAEFAEKLKKIDTERGIALASNLECSLMAIPLVGHEALTTAYINDVDGLSVFAQQLFGYGRPGDVFLGISTSGNSKNVMNATVVARASGIKVIGLTGAKGGELASVADVAVKVPETETYMIQEMHLPIYHCWCLMLEDKFFG from the coding sequence ATGAGAGGATTAAAAGAGAAGCTCAAAAAGCACATTGATTTACTCATTTCGCGGTATCCAGTACTTGAAGGTATCAGTCAAGATATTATAGATGCGTATCTTGTAATGGAAGAATGTTATGAGAGTGGCGGCAAAATGTTGATTGCCGGAAACGGAGGCTCTGCTGCAGACTCCGAACATATTGTTGGAGAACTTATGAAACGATTTAAAATCCCCCGTCCCGTCAGTGCAGAATTTGCGGAAAAGCTGAAGAAAATTGACACTGAAAGAGGTATAGCGTTGGCAAGCAACCTCGAATGTTCCCTAATGGCGATTCCTCTTGTTGGCCATGAGGCATTGACTACGGCATACATCAATGATGTAGATGGGCTTAGTGTATTTGCACAGCAGCTATTCGGATATGGTAGACCGGGTGACGTTTTCTTGGGAATTTCAACTTCAGGAAATAGTAAAAATGTTATGAATGCCACTGTAGTTGCCAGAGCTTCCGGTATCAAGGTGATTGGATTAACTGGAGCTAAAGGCGGAGAACTTGCATCAGTAGCTGACGTGGCTGTAAAGGTGCCGGAAACGGAAACCTATATGATTCAGGAAATGCACCTGCCGATTTATCATTGCTGGTGTCTCATGCTGGAAGACAAGTTTTTTGGGTGA
- a CDS encoding kinase: protein MIITRTPFRMSFFGGGTDMEKFFKEHGGAVLSTTFDKYCYVNVRHLPQFFDYSTELAYSKMERISDVEDIQHPAIRNAMRMLDIYEIRLTYEADLPARSGLGTSSSFAVGMLNAFYALKGRYADKKRLADEAIYLERVLCNEAGGWQDQIAASFGGFNRINFNADGYEVLPVIISPERKYQLNSNLMMFFTGFTRFSAEIQAANAVTAKDKLVQLKEMYALVDEAEKVLKDKNADLDDFGRLLDHTWRLKRQTGAKVSTDGIDGLYAKGIAAGALGGKLLGAGGGGFLVFYVQHDYQAAVKEAMCDQLYVPFEFENSGTRVIHYTSENYEPRVKVG from the coding sequence ATGATTATCACAAGAACACCTTTCCGTATGTCATTTTTTGGTGGTGGAACAGATATGGAAAAGTTCTTCAAGGAGCATGGTGGAGCAGTGTTGTCCACTACATTTGACAAATACTGCTATGTGAACGTCCGTCATCTGCCTCAATTCTTTGATTATAGTACTGAGTTAGCATATTCCAAGATGGAGCGAATTTCTGATGTTGAAGATATCCAGCATCCGGCTATTCGTAATGCTATGAGGATGCTGGATATCTATGAGATTCGTCTTACCTATGAAGCTGATCTTCCCGCTCGTTCCGGATTAGGAACGAGCAGTTCATTTGCAGTAGGGATGCTGAATGCGTTCTATGCTCTTAAAGGTAGGTATGCGGACAAAAAGAGGCTGGCAGATGAAGCAATTTATCTTGAGCGTGTTCTTTGTAATGAGGCTGGTGGTTGGCAGGATCAGATTGCGGCTTCGTTTGGAGGTTTCAATCGTATTAATTTTAATGCGGATGGGTATGAGGTACTGCCGGTCATTATTTCTCCGGAGAGAAAATACCAGCTCAATAGTAATCTAATGATGTTTTTTACTGGATTCACCAGATTCTCTGCTGAGATTCAGGCAGCCAATGCTGTTACAGCGAAAGATAAGCTCGTACAGCTAAAAGAGATGTATGCGTTGGTTGATGAAGCAGAGAAAGTGTTGAAAGATAAGAATGCAGATTTAGACGACTTCGGTCGCCTGCTCGATCACACTTGGAGATTAAAGCGTCAGACCGGTGCTAAGGTATCCACTGACGGCATTGATGGCCTTTATGCCAAAGGGATTGCGGCTGGTGCATTGGGCGGCAAATTGCTTGGTGCCGGTGGTGGTGGTTTCCTTGTGTTTTATGTGCAACATGATTATCAAGCTGCAGTAAAGGAAGCAATGTGTGATCAGTTGTACGTTCCTTTTGAGTTTGAAAACAGCGGGACGAGAGTAATTCATTACACATCTGAAAACTATGAACCGCGAGTGAAAGTCGGATAA
- the rfbC gene encoding dTDP-4-dehydrorhamnose 3,5-epimerase encodes MGQIKVTKAPIEGLYIIEPAVYGDSRGYFMETYNRNDMHEVGLDMVFVQDNQSMSAKGVLRGLHFQKQFPQGKLVRAIKGSVFDVAVDLRSGSSTYGEWFGVELTEENKKQFYISEGFAHGFLVLSEAAEFCYKVTDFYHPGDEGGLAWNDPEIGIIWPQVVGKYSGTASIEGYRLEDGTKLNLSDKDQKLLGLKSTFRFFRSRSEQ; translated from the coding sequence ATGGGTCAGATTAAGGTAACAAAAGCTCCAATCGAAGGATTGTATATTATAGAACCAGCAGTTTACGGTGACAGCCGCGGCTATTTTATGGAGACCTATAACCGGAACGATATGCATGAAGTCGGGCTAGATATGGTGTTCGTGCAGGATAATCAGAGCATGTCTGCAAAAGGTGTGCTGCGAGGGCTGCACTTTCAAAAACAATTTCCACAAGGTAAGCTGGTTCGGGCTATTAAAGGTAGTGTTTTTGATGTTGCTGTTGACCTTCGTTCCGGCAGTTCAACATACGGCGAATGGTTTGGAGTTGAATTGACGGAGGAGAATAAAAAGCAGTTTTATATTTCCGAAGGATTTGCGCATGGATTTCTTGTTTTAAGTGAAGCTGCGGAGTTCTGTTACAAGGTTACAGATTTCTATCATCCCGGTGACGAGGGAGGACTTGCTTGGAATGATCCGGAAATCGGGATTATCTGGCCGCAGGTTGTGGGTAAATATTCAGGGACGGCCAGTATTGAAGGTTATCGCTTAGAAGATGGCACCAAGCTGAATCTCAGCGATAAAGACCAAAAGTTGCTGGGATTGAAAAGTACATTCAGATTTTTTCGGTCTAGGAGTGAACAATGA
- a CDS encoding NAD-dependent epimerase/dehydratase family protein, translated as MNYIIFGGTGFIGTHLINLLKAEAVNPSDKIYALDIVMPGEEGVVPGIVERIEGVEYIRCDVRKPIDFDIAATTDDIIFNFAAVHRTPGHLDYQYFETNLYGAENVTAFAVEHDIKKILFTSSIAPYGAAEELKEETTLPTPNTAYGTSKLVAEQIHEKWQAGDPKRELTIVRPGVVYGKGEHGNFTRLYWGQRKHYFFYPGRKDTVKSCIYVKELARFMKYRMIDNDFPGVDVFNCTFEPAYTIGQICREMQKATDMKRFVPLIPGWILMTAAVCMVPFGGMKLGLHPARVKKLMVSTNICGKKLAASGYEFYYSFEETLRDWYEDCGRKGLQ; from the coding sequence ATGAACTATATCATATTTGGAGGAACCGGCTTCATCGGAACCCATCTGATTAATCTGCTCAAAGCAGAAGCAGTGAACCCCAGCGATAAAATCTATGCCCTTGATATTGTCATGCCAGGAGAAGAAGGTGTTGTCCCCGGTATTGTAGAGAGGATCGAGGGAGTTGAGTATATACGCTGTGACGTTCGGAAACCCATAGATTTCGATATCGCGGCAACGACAGATGACATAATTTTCAACTTTGCCGCAGTACATCGCACTCCTGGTCATCTGGATTACCAGTATTTTGAAACTAACCTTTATGGTGCGGAAAATGTGACGGCTTTTGCTGTGGAGCACGACATCAAAAAAATCCTGTTTACCAGTTCTATTGCGCCCTATGGGGCAGCCGAGGAACTCAAAGAAGAAACAACACTCCCCACTCCGAATACTGCCTATGGCACCAGCAAACTTGTTGCGGAACAGATTCACGAGAAATGGCAGGCAGGAGACCCGAAGCGCGAACTCACCATCGTTCGTCCCGGCGTGGTTTACGGTAAAGGAGAGCATGGCAACTTTACCCGTCTGTATTGGGGACAGAGGAAGCACTATTTCTTCTATCCCGGTCGTAAGGATACGGTGAAATCCTGTATTTATGTGAAAGAACTTGCCCGCTTCATGAAATATCGAATGATTGACAACGATTTTCCGGGAGTGGACGTTTTCAACTGCACCTTTGAGCCAGCCTACACTATTGGGCAGATTTGCAGGGAGATGCAAAAAGCCACAGACATGAAACGTTTTGTTCCATTGATTCCTGGATGGATACTGATGACTGCCGCCGTGTGTATGGTTCCCTTTGGGGGAATGAAGTTGGGGCTTCATCCTGCACGTGTAAAGAAACTGATGGTTTCCACCAATATTTGCGGTAAAAAGTTAGCCGCCAGCGGATATGAGTTCTATTATTCTTTTGAGGAAACGCTGAGGGACTGGTATGAGGATTGCGGTCGTAAAGGGCTTCAATAA
- a CDS encoding glycosyltransferase, with the protein MRFLSISPVIPYERIGHAGGKTYNYYIKRLAAEPGIEVSILGFSRKSDLHLYDLEEYQIPHTILLSSGSMDINVTRVLVDAMGKISTYGALFSTYKKTEIMKHLAKLSASNASPDVIELEWTDFALLATVIYRTYPKVKLIASEHDVSFLGAERKYLQASGYKQKRLKSHYMKLKKAELSALNCCSVVMPHSYKDKALLVQHGIDSDRIHVLTPYFHDMRYIVRTEINHDILFWGAMYRPENYEAAIWFVENVMPLLVDKDVRFIVAGNRPPAKLIHSQSEKVIVTGFVEDETPYFAHSMCFVSPLLTGAGIKVKVIEALSAGIPILTNDIGIEGIPAENGVSYFRCIDPVDYATIICKLLSGEIDLKKLLENQHEVIERNFNLEQSVKDYVDMVKRTGNGF; encoded by the coding sequence ATGAGGTTTCTATCGATTTCGCCGGTCATTCCATACGAAAGGATTGGCCATGCGGGTGGTAAAACTTATAATTATTATATTAAAAGATTGGCAGCTGAGCCGGGGATCGAGGTGTCAATTCTCGGATTCAGCCGGAAAAGTGATTTGCATCTATATGATTTGGAAGAATATCAGATTCCACATACCATCCTGCTAAGCAGTGGTTCAATGGATATAAATGTAACAAGAGTACTTGTGGATGCCATGGGGAAAATATCCACATATGGCGCTTTGTTCTCAACATACAAAAAGACCGAGATTATGAAACATCTAGCAAAATTATCTGCCAGTAATGCTTCACCGGATGTAATTGAACTGGAGTGGACAGATTTCGCCTTGCTTGCGACGGTAATCTATAGAACCTATCCGAAGGTTAAGCTGATTGCTTCCGAACATGATGTCAGCTTTTTGGGTGCAGAGCGAAAGTACTTACAGGCATCAGGATATAAGCAAAAAAGATTGAAATCTCATTATATGAAATTAAAAAAGGCGGAATTATCTGCGCTCAATTGCTGTTCTGTCGTAATGCCACACAGTTATAAAGATAAGGCTCTTCTGGTTCAACACGGTATTGATAGTGATAGAATCCATGTTTTGACACCATACTTCCACGACATGCGTTATATTGTGCGTACTGAAATCAATCACGATATCCTGTTTTGGGGTGCCATGTACCGACCGGAAAACTATGAGGCCGCAATATGGTTTGTTGAAAATGTCATGCCGTTGTTGGTTGATAAGGATGTACGCTTCATTGTTGCAGGAAACCGGCCGCCGGCAAAACTTATTCACAGCCAAAGCGAAAAAGTAATTGTAACCGGCTTTGTTGAGGACGAAACGCCTTATTTCGCCCACAGTATGTGTTTTGTTTCTCCGTTGCTGACTGGGGCAGGAATAAAGGTAAAAGTGATTGAGGCGCTTTCTGCGGGTATACCGATTTTGACCAACGACATCGGGATTGAGGGAATACCTGCAGAAAATGGCGTCAGCTATTTCCGTTGCATTGATCCAGTAGACTATGCTACGATCATTTGTAAATTGCTTAGTGGTGAAATTGACCTTAAAAAACTCTTGGAAAATCAGCACGAAGTCATTGAGCGGAATTTCAATCTGGAACAATCAGTAAAAGATTACGTTGATATGGTGAAGAGAACCGGCAATGGGTTTTGA
- a CDS encoding glycoside hydrolase family 99-like domain-containing protein → MDKTKILALYLPQYYETNYNSDWWVQGYTEWTACKQAIPLFKGHYQPKVPLNNHYYDLSRKEEIQSQIEMAKKYGIDGFVIYQYYSCNESEYGDKNGIHGSMLLNKPTEIVRESPKLNIPFCMYWANHDWRKMWFGQNPKMLWPQYYGDEADWKEFFLYNLAYFKDNRYIKVNNKPVYFIFAAWHFKEIEKFMDCWNQWAKENGFDGIFFVKTEDAHTSDQLGQFDAVYRREPFYTFAKGFSKFDFVLRLLRTRTSKLLNRVLNKVGKGLIGYTCDYDKAWQSIITREDIGPLVIPGAFADWDNTARKRYNAQIIKGADPIKFRKYLKLLMDKCCEKQVPFIVINAWNEWAEGAYLEPDEKNAYAYLEAIENVQACRRMMG, encoded by the coding sequence ATGGATAAGACAAAAATCTTGGCGCTGTATCTGCCGCAATATTATGAGACAAACTACAATAGCGATTGGTGGGTACAAGGATACACAGAATGGACAGCTTGTAAACAGGCAATCCCTTTATTCAAAGGGCATTATCAGCCTAAAGTCCCCCTAAATAATCATTATTATGACCTAAGTAGAAAAGAAGAAATCCAATCACAGATTGAAATGGCAAAAAAGTACGGCATCGATGGATTTGTGATTTATCAATATTACTCTTGCAATGAAAGCGAATATGGGGACAAAAATGGAATTCATGGTAGCATGCTTTTGAATAAACCTACTGAAATTGTTCGTGAAAGTCCTAAACTTAATATTCCATTCTGCATGTACTGGGCCAATCACGATTGGAGAAAAATGTGGTTTGGGCAGAACCCCAAAATGCTATGGCCACAATACTATGGAGACGAAGCGGATTGGAAGGAGTTCTTTCTGTACAATCTTGCCTATTTCAAAGATAATCGATATATAAAAGTCAATAATAAACCAGTATATTTTATTTTTGCGGCTTGGCATTTCAAGGAAATTGAGAAATTTATGGATTGTTGGAATCAATGGGCGAAGGAAAATGGTTTTGATGGGATATTTTTTGTAAAAACTGAAGATGCGCATACGTCAGACCAACTTGGCCAGTTTGACGCCGTGTACCGCAGGGAACCCTTTTATACTTTTGCAAAGGGCTTTTCCAAATTTGATTTTGTCTTGCGGCTGCTTCGCACGCGAACAAGTAAGCTATTAAACAGAGTCTTGAACAAAGTAGGGAAAGGCCTCATCGGTTATACCTGTGACTATGACAAAGCGTGGCAGAGCATTATTACTCGTGAAGATATAGGGCCGCTTGTCATACCGGGAGCATTTGCAGATTGGGATAACACAGCGCGTAAGCGATATAATGCTCAAATAATAAAGGGTGCTGATCCAATAAAATTTAGAAAATATTTAAAACTATTGATGGACAAGTGCTGTGAAAAGCAGGTTCCATTTATCGTCATAAACGCATGGAATGAATGGGCTGAGGGCGCTTACTTAGAGCCAGATGAGAAAAATGCTTATGCATATCTAGAAGCGATTGAAAATGTACAAGCTTGTCGGAGAATGATGGGGTAA
- the rfbD gene encoding dTDP-4-dehydrorhamnose reductase, whose protein sequence is MKVLVTGAKGQLGIDVVRELERRGHIALGVDIDELDITDSAAVKKVITEADPEGVIHCAAWTEVDAAEDNAEKCRLVNATGTKNIVRVCKELDIKKIYISTDYVFDGQGTEPWRPDCKDYKPLNVYGQTKLEGELDVSSNINKYFIVRVAWVFGVHGKNFIKTMLKAGKTHETVRVVNDQIGTPTYTLDLACLLVDMIETEKYGYYHATNEGGYISWYDFTCEIYKQAGYETNIIPVTTEEYGLSKAARPFNSRLDKNKLVENGFKLLPTWQDALSRYLKEIEY, encoded by the coding sequence ATGAAAGTACTTGTAACAGGAGCCAAAGGACAGCTTGGCATTGATGTTGTTAGGGAACTTGAAAGACGGGGACACATAGCTCTTGGTGTTGATATTGATGAACTGGATATCACAGATTCAGCAGCCGTTAAAAAAGTAATCACGGAGGCTGATCCGGAGGGCGTAATTCATTGTGCTGCCTGGACCGAGGTGGATGCGGCTGAGGACAATGCGGAGAAGTGCCGACTGGTCAATGCAACGGGTACTAAAAATATCGTTAGGGTTTGCAAAGAGCTTGATATTAAAAAGATTTATATTTCTACAGATTATGTCTTTGACGGTCAGGGTACTGAACCCTGGCGGCCGGACTGCAAGGATTATAAACCGCTGAATGTTTACGGACAGACTAAATTGGAAGGCGAGTTGGATGTATCTTCCAACATTAATAAATACTTCATCGTCCGAGTCGCCTGGGTTTTTGGCGTCCATGGCAAGAATTTCATCAAAACCATGTTGAAAGCCGGTAAGACACATGAGACAGTTCGCGTGGTCAACGACCAGATCGGTACACCGACATACACATTGGATTTGGCGTGCCTACTGGTAGATATGATTGAAACGGAAAAATATGGTTACTATCATGCGACAAACGAAGGCGGCTACATCTCTTGGTATGACTTTACCTGCGAGATTTACAAACAGGCAGGATACGAGACAAACATCATACCTGTGACTACGGAAGAATATGGTCTTTCCAAAGCGGCACGTCCGTTTAACAGCAGACTGGACAAGAACAAGCTGGTCGAAAACGGCTTTAAACTGCTTCCGACATGGCAGGATGCTTTGAGTAGATATTTGAAAGAGATTGAGTATTAA
- the rfbB gene encoding dTDP-glucose 4,6-dehydratase has protein sequence MRIIVTGGAGFIGSNFVYYELEEHPEDKIICVDNLTYAGNVLTLEKAMKNPNFKFVKADIADREAIYTIFEEERPDIVVNFAAESHVDRSIENPEIFLETNVIGTGVLMDACRKYGINRFHQVSTDEVYGDLPIDRPDLFFTEDTPIHTSSPYSSSKAAADLLVLAYYRTYKLPVTITRCSNNYGPYHFPEKLIPLMISRALADQPLPVYGKGENVRDWLYVKDHCKAVDLVMRKGRLGEVYNIGGHNERTNLEVVRTILSELGKPESLITFVTDRPGHDKRYAIDPTKIYKELGWIPETKFEDGIGKTIQWYLANKKWWEDILSGEYTKYFDKMYGGRLS, from the coding sequence GTGAGAATTATCGTAACCGGTGGAGCCGGATTTATCGGTTCTAATTTTGTGTATTATGAATTAGAAGAACATCCAGAAGATAAAATCATCTGTGTTGATAATTTAACGTATGCGGGAAATGTTTTGACACTGGAAAAGGCAATGAAGAATCCCAATTTCAAGTTTGTAAAGGCTGATATTGCTGATAGGGAAGCTATTTATACAATCTTTGAAGAAGAACGTCCGGACATTGTGGTCAATTTTGCAGCCGAGAGTCATGTAGATAGAAGTATAGAAAACCCAGAAATTTTCCTCGAGACTAACGTTATCGGTACCGGAGTTCTAATGGATGCATGCAGAAAATATGGCATTAATCGTTTCCATCAAGTTTCTACAGACGAAGTATATGGTGATCTACCCATAGACCGTCCGGATCTGTTTTTTACTGAGGACACCCCAATTCACACAAGCAGTCCATATAGCTCTAGTAAAGCTGCCGCTGATTTATTGGTTCTTGCCTACTATAGAACATATAAACTGCCTGTTACGATCACACGATGTTCAAACAATTATGGGCCATACCATTTTCCAGAGAAGTTAATTCCTCTTATGATTAGCCGAGCTTTAGCTGATCAGCCATTGCCGGTCTATGGAAAAGGTGAGAATGTCAGAGACTGGCTTTATGTAAAGGATCATTGTAAGGCGGTAGATCTGGTAATGAGAAAAGGTCGTTTGGGCGAAGTCTATAATATAGGCGGTCATAACGAAAGAACTAATCTTGAGGTAGTAAGGACGATTCTGAGTGAGTTAGGTAAGCCTGAAAGTCTTATAACATTTGTTACTGACCGCCCAGGTCATGACAAGCGATACGCCATCGATCCGACCAAAATCTATAAAGAACTTGGTTGGATTCCTGAAACAAAGTTTGAGGATGGTATCGGTAAGACTATTCAGTGGTATTTAGCTAATAAGAAGTGGTGGGAAGATATTCTCTCCGGAGAGTACACTAAGTATTTTGACAAAATGTATGGTGGAAGACTTAGCTAA
- a CDS encoding HAD-IIIA family hydrolase → MKVVIMAGGKGTRIASVNSEVPKPMIPIMNKPILEYQIESLKVQGYADLILVVGHLGDVITDYFGNGSKFGVSIKYVIEDIPLGTAGALYLIKDELKEDFLLLNGDIIFDINIDRFYRYHKERGGVVTLFTHPNDHPYDSGIIVADDTSCVQNWLHKEDERLWYRNRVNAGIHLLSARIFEDFAGIGLFRELKKTDLDRDVLEPLIPTGQLYIYDSPEYVKDMGTPDRFRKVTEDIKSGKVHAKNLSHKQKAVFLDRDGTINKYMGFLRNIDDFELLSGVAEAIKKINASGYLVIVVTNQPVIARGEVTYEQLREIHNKMETLLGQEGAYIDAIYFCPHHPHKGYEGEIPELKFDCDCRKPKPGMLLKAAEGFNIDLSQSWLIGDGESDMKAGNAGGCHTALVGGRVEIDDIEKYDGLMDFSEEKFGGQ, encoded by the coding sequence ATGAAAGTAGTTATCATGGCGGGCGGCAAAGGAACACGAATTGCGTCGGTCAATTCTGAAGTGCCGAAACCAATGATCCCGATAATGAATAAGCCGATATTAGAATATCAAATTGAAAGTCTAAAAGTACAGGGATACGCAGATCTTATCCTGGTAGTAGGACACTTAGGCGATGTCATAACTGATTACTTTGGAAATGGCTCTAAATTTGGTGTGTCCATCAAATACGTCATTGAAGACATACCCCTAGGAACTGCTGGTGCACTGTACCTGATAAAAGACGAACTGAAGGAAGACTTTCTCCTTCTTAATGGAGACATCATCTTTGATATTAACATCGATCGCTTCTACCGATACCACAAGGAACGTGGAGGGGTAGTCACTCTATTTACTCACCCCAACGATCACCCGTATGATAGCGGTATCATCGTTGCGGATGATACCAGCTGTGTTCAGAACTGGTTACACAAGGAAGATGAACGGTTGTGGTATCGCAACCGAGTCAATGCCGGAATTCACTTGTTGTCGGCACGTATTTTTGAGGATTTTGCAGGCATTGGATTGTTTAGGGAACTTAAAAAAACAGATCTCGACCGCGATGTGTTGGAGCCGCTTATTCCTACAGGTCAACTTTATATATATGACAGCCCCGAATATGTAAAGGACATGGGAACGCCAGATCGCTTCCGTAAAGTTACAGAAGACATTAAATCTGGAAAAGTTCATGCAAAAAACCTGAGCCATAAACAAAAGGCTGTATTTTTAGATCGTGATGGCACCATCAATAAGTATATGGGTTTTCTGAGAAATATTGATGACTTTGAATTGCTATCAGGTGTAGCTGAGGCTATAAAGAAGATTAACGCATCCGGATACCTTGTAATAGTTGTTACCAATCAGCCGGTTATTGCACGAGGCGAAGTCACATATGAGCAACTCAGAGAAATCCATAATAAAATGGAGACACTGCTTGGACAGGAAGGAGCCTACATAGACGCAATTTACTTCTGCCCTCATCATCCACACAAGGGGTATGAGGGAGAGATTCCAGAATTAAAGTTCGACTGTGATTGTCGCAAACCAAAGCCGGGGATGCTTTTGAAAGCGGCAGAAGGCTTTAATATTGATTTGAGCCAGTCTTGGTTGATTGGCGATGGAGAGAGCGACATGAAGGCTGGAAACGCCGGCGGCTGTCACACAGCGTTGGTGGGTGGTCGGGTTGAAATAGATGATATAGAGAAGTATGACGGCTTGATGGATTTTTCTGAAGAAAAATTCGGAGGACAATAA